From Chlamydiota bacterium, a single genomic window includes:
- a CDS encoding septum formation initiator family protein, whose amino-acid sequence MKKSDSRGWRAPAWIAGLVLVLGLGFYFFVMPLLAKRAVFRARVTELGDEISAAQGLHQKLEKERRMLEENDPVFLEKYARDNFGWAREGEIVYKLEKAK is encoded by the coding sequence GTGAAGAAAAGCGACTCGCGCGGTTGGCGGGCGCCCGCCTGGATCGCGGGGCTCGTCCTCGTCCTCGGGCTCGGATTCTACTTCTTCGTGATGCCGCTCCTCGCCAAGAGGGCCGTCTTCAGGGCGCGCGTCACGGAGCTCGGCGACGAGATCTCCGCGGCGCAAGGGCTGCACCAGAAGCTCGAGAAGGAGCGTCGGATGCTGGAGGAGAACGATCCGGTGTTCCTCGAGAAGTACGCGCGCGACAACTTCGGCTGGGCCCGCGAGGGCGAGATCGTCTACAAGCTGGAGAAGGCGAAGTAG